One genomic segment of Pseudonocardia sp. T1-2H includes these proteins:
- a CDS encoding sigma-54-dependent Fis family transcriptional regulator — protein MTVGEREGALRNARETFLSEDGRTDPTLRPEIVSSWRRSRMLGVAPSGADVPYEPVLGGANRLLTAAANPVLDWLADHLSGGTAVILADADARILDRRTDGRTVARHLDRVLAVPGSCFGEEHIGTNGIGSVLESAGPVMIAGAEHYRDNLQDFTCVGAPLRHPVNRRVVGVLDVCCRYDDTSALMKPLMLAASREIESRMYAESSLRERMLLEEFLQVSRRSSAAVVSLNQDFIITNTSAAKLLDPEDHALLWDWASTVMTGRGDCAGEVRLGRDVVVHARGRTVGEDGASAAGVLIEMRRQSAGSPHRRPARPTSASHDLLPGRSAVWQRACQDLAVAGRSGLDVLVTGEPGTGKMHAARHVGDPDATTVMDAALADPGWLDRVGRRLGLPGTLVLRHLDLTPDAACAALAALLDARQGLPARIVATAVQPVGDTPAVRLLDRFPARVALPPLRNRPEDLADIAPVLIRGRTGPGPLPRLQAATLQALMALGWPGNVRELDAVLSAALLRAMGSDVALTHLPPEYRQTAPRRAMPSLKRAERETILEALTDAAGNKLVAAERLGIARSTLYRKMRALGIDEKRWGA, from the coding sequence ATGACGGTCGGCGAACGCGAGGGCGCGCTGCGGAACGCGCGTGAGACCTTCCTGTCCGAGGACGGCCGCACCGATCCGACGCTGCGGCCCGAGATCGTCTCCTCCTGGCGGCGCTCCCGCATGCTGGGCGTGGCGCCGAGCGGCGCCGACGTGCCCTACGAGCCGGTCCTCGGGGGCGCGAACAGGCTGCTCACCGCCGCGGCGAACCCCGTCCTGGACTGGCTCGCGGACCACCTCAGCGGCGGCACCGCCGTCATCCTCGCGGACGCGGACGCCCGCATCCTGGACCGGCGCACGGACGGCCGGACGGTCGCGCGGCACCTGGACAGGGTGCTCGCCGTCCCCGGGTCCTGCTTCGGCGAGGAGCACATCGGGACGAACGGGATCGGCAGCGTCCTCGAGTCCGCCGGGCCGGTGATGATCGCCGGGGCCGAGCACTACCGGGACAACCTGCAGGACTTCACCTGCGTGGGCGCGCCGTTGCGGCACCCGGTCAACCGGCGGGTGGTCGGGGTGCTGGACGTCTGCTGCCGCTACGACGACACGAGCGCGCTGATGAAGCCGCTGATGCTCGCCGCGTCGCGGGAGATCGAGTCCCGGATGTACGCCGAGTCGTCGCTGCGCGAGCGGATGCTGCTGGAGGAGTTCCTGCAGGTCTCGCGGCGGTCGTCGGCGGCGGTGGTGTCGTTGAACCAGGACTTCATCATCACCAACACCTCGGCGGCGAAGCTGCTGGACCCGGAGGACCACGCGCTGCTCTGGGACTGGGCGTCGACGGTGATGACCGGCCGCGGGGACTGCGCCGGCGAGGTCCGGCTCGGCCGCGACGTCGTGGTCCACGCGCGGGGGCGGACCGTCGGGGAGGACGGGGCCTCGGCCGCGGGGGTGCTGATCGAGATGCGCCGGCAGTCCGCGGGATCGCCGCACCGGCGGCCGGCGCGGCCCACCTCGGCGTCGCACGATCTGCTGCCCGGGCGGAGCGCCGTGTGGCAACGAGCCTGCCAGGACCTCGCCGTCGCAGGCCGGTCCGGCCTCGACGTCCTGGTCACCGGCGAGCCGGGCACCGGCAAGATGCACGCCGCCCGGCACGTCGGAGACCCCGACGCGACGACGGTCATGGACGCCGCACTCGCCGATCCGGGGTGGCTGGACCGGGTCGGGCGGCGGCTGGGCCTGCCCGGCACGCTCGTCCTGCGACACCTCGATCTCACGCCCGACGCCGCATGCGCGGCGCTCGCCGCCCTGCTCGACGCCCGGCAGGGCCTGCCCGCCCGGATCGTCGCGACGGCCGTGCAGCCGGTCGGCGACACCCCGGCGGTCCGGCTGCTGGACCGCTTCCCGGCCCGGGTCGCCCTGCCGCCGCTGCGGAACCGGCCGGAGGACCTCGCGGACATCGCGCCGGTCCTGATCCGCGGGCGCACCGGGCCCGGGCCGCTGCCACGGCTGCAGGCCGCGACGCTGCAGGCGTTGATGGCGCTGGGCTGGCCGGGCAACGTCCGCGAGCTCGACGCCGTCCTGAGCGCCGCGCTGCTGCGTGCCATGGGATCGGACGTCGCGCTGACGCACCTGCCGCCGGAGTACCGGCAGACCGCGCCGCGGCGCGCGATGCCGTCACTGAAGCGGGCCGAGCGGGAGACCATCCTGGAGGCGCTGACGGACGCGGCGGGGAACAAGCTCGTCGCGGCGGAGAGGCTGGGGATCGCGCGGTCGACGCTGTACCGGAAGATGCGGGCGCTGGGGATCGACGAGAAGCGCTGGGGTGCGTAG
- a CDS encoding ABC transporter ATP-binding protein codes for MANARRGGGPPWAGAGQPAEKASTFGPSAKRLAGRLAPERLGVLLVIVLGVVSVALNVVGPKILGRATDLIFAGVIGRQLPAGLTAEQAAAGARASGNETVANVIEAQHVVPGVGIDFRALGLVLLGVMAIYLGAAVFGYLQGYLLNGIVQRTIFTMRRDVEDKINRLPLRYFDGQQRGEVLSRVTNDIDNVSQSLQQTMSQLLTSVLTVVGVLAMMFVVSPLLSLIALITIPVSVGLTRAIAKRSQKQFVAQWRNTGALNGHIEEAFTGHELVRVFGRRSEVEQSFTEKNEKLFEASFRAQFISGTIMPSMMFIGNLNYVLVAVIGGLRVASGSMSLGDVQAFIQYSRQFTQPLTQAASMANLLQSGVASAERVFELLDAEEQRPDPAAPQVRTERRGRVAFEHVSFRYLPDTSLIDDLSLVAEPGQTVAIVGPTGAGKTTLVNLILRFYELDSGRITLDGVDIAAMTRRDLRSGIGMVLQDTWLFGGTIRDNIAYGNPDATEEQLLAAAKATYVDRFVRSLPDGYDTVIDEEGSNVSAGEKQLITIARAFLADPSLLILDEATSSVDTRTEVLVQRAMAALRTDRTSFVIAHRLSTIRDADLILVMESGRIVEQGTHEELLAARGAYHALYDAQFAGAVADPE; via the coding sequence ATGGCGAACGCCCGCCGCGGCGGGGGACCGCCGTGGGCCGGCGCCGGGCAGCCGGCGGAGAAGGCGTCGACCTTCGGTCCCTCGGCGAAGCGGCTCGCCGGCCGGCTCGCGCCGGAGCGGCTCGGCGTGCTCCTCGTGATCGTCCTCGGCGTCGTCAGCGTGGCGCTCAACGTGGTCGGCCCGAAGATCCTCGGCCGGGCGACGGACCTGATCTTCGCCGGCGTCATCGGCCGGCAGCTCCCGGCCGGGCTCACCGCGGAGCAGGCCGCCGCCGGGGCGCGGGCATCCGGCAACGAGACCGTCGCCAACGTGATCGAGGCGCAGCACGTGGTCCCGGGGGTGGGGATCGACTTCCGCGCCCTCGGCCTGGTGCTGCTCGGCGTGATGGCGATCTACCTCGGCGCCGCGGTGTTCGGCTACCTGCAGGGCTACCTGCTCAACGGCATCGTGCAGCGGACGATCTTCACGATGCGCCGGGACGTCGAGGACAAGATCAACCGGCTGCCGCTGCGCTACTTCGACGGCCAGCAGCGCGGCGAGGTGCTCAGCCGCGTCACCAACGACATCGACAACGTCTCACAGAGCCTGCAGCAGACGATGAGCCAGCTGCTCACGTCCGTGCTCACGGTCGTCGGCGTGCTGGCGATGATGTTCGTGGTCTCGCCGTTGCTGTCGCTGATCGCCCTGATCACGATCCCGGTGTCGGTGGGGCTGACCCGGGCCATCGCGAAGCGCTCGCAGAAGCAGTTCGTGGCGCAGTGGCGCAACACCGGCGCGCTGAACGGGCACATCGAGGAGGCCTTCACCGGGCACGAGCTGGTGCGGGTGTTCGGCCGGCGCTCGGAGGTGGAGCAGAGCTTCACGGAGAAGAACGAGAAGCTGTTCGAGGCGAGCTTCCGCGCCCAGTTCATCTCCGGGACGATCATGCCGTCGATGATGTTCATCGGGAACCTGAACTACGTGCTGGTCGCGGTGATCGGCGGGCTGCGGGTGGCGTCGGGCTCGATGAGCCTGGGCGACGTCCAGGCGTTCATCCAGTACTCGCGCCAGTTCACCCAGCCGCTGACCCAGGCGGCGTCGATGGCGAACCTGCTGCAGTCCGGCGTCGCGTCCGCGGAGCGGGTGTTCGAGCTGCTGGACGCCGAGGAGCAGCGCCCGGATCCGGCCGCACCGCAGGTGCGGACCGAGCGCCGCGGGCGGGTGGCGTTCGAGCACGTCTCGTTCCGGTACCTGCCGGACACCTCGCTGATCGACGACCTGTCGCTCGTCGCGGAGCCGGGCCAGACCGTCGCCATCGTCGGCCCGACGGGGGCCGGCAAGACCACCCTGGTCAACCTGATCCTGCGGTTCTACGAGCTGGACTCCGGCCGGATCACCCTCGACGGCGTGGACATCGCGGCCATGACCCGGCGGGACCTGCGCTCCGGCATCGGGATGGTCCTGCAGGACACCTGGCTCTTCGGCGGCACCATCCGGGACAACATCGCCTACGGCAACCCGGACGCCACCGAGGAGCAGCTCCTCGCCGCGGCGAAGGCGACGTACGTGGACCGGTTCGTCCGCAGCCTCCCGGACGGCTACGACACCGTGATCGACGAGGAGGGCAGCAACGTCAGCGCGGGGGAGAAGCAGCTGATCACGATCGCGCGGGCGTTCCTCGCCGATCCGTCGCTGCTGATCCTCGACGAGGCCACCAGCTCCGTCGACACCCGCACCGAGGTGCTGGTGCAGCGGGCGATGGCCGCCCTGCGCACGGACCGCACCAGCTTCGTGATCGCCCACCGGCTCTCCACGATCCGGGACGCGGACCTGATCCTGGTCATGGAGTCCGGGCGGATCGTGGAGCAGGGCACGCACGAGGAGCTGCTGGCCGCGCGGGGGGCGTACCACGCCCTGTACGACGCCCAGTTCGCCGGAGCGGTCGCGGACCCGGAGTAG
- a CDS encoding flavin-containing monooxygenase — protein MSTAVQTDLDVVVIGAGFAGLAMLHRVRESGFDARVYEAGDGVGGTWYWNRYPGARTDSECYYYCLSFSKELVEEWSWSERYPGQPEMLRYLDFVADKFDLRKDIRFGTRVTSATFDESSNTWEVATDTGERVRSRFVITGLGLLTAPHIPDFRGLDSFAGDTYLTCRWPAEGVDLTGKRVGIIGTGATGVQAIPIIAEQAAQLTVFQRTPNYVVPAQNRPMEPDEIADLKARHYEILAKARNHSFAMPFDPGHGPTAEFSEEERQRIYEEGWASGGFRFLFETFDDIILDEAANESAAEFIRSKIRGIVHDPETAELLSPRGYPYAGKRPPAGHDYYEAYNRDTVSLVDISKAPIQEITPTGLRTADATYEFDVLILATGFDAVTGALTSIDIRGRDGLTLKEKWADGPSTYLGLTVHDFPNLFTISGPGSPFANIPVCIEKNVEWIGNALDHARKSGVEVVEATAEAEADWDRQVQEVVSGTLLTQGAKVHSWFTGANIPGKKPVVNVWFGGANNYFAACDAVAERGYEGLTLTR, from the coding sequence ATGTCCACAGCTGTGCAGACCGACCTCGACGTCGTCGTGATCGGCGCCGGGTTCGCCGGCCTGGCCATGCTCCACCGCGTCCGCGAGTCCGGGTTCGACGCGCGCGTCTACGAGGCCGGTGACGGCGTCGGCGGCACCTGGTACTGGAACCGCTACCCCGGCGCCCGCACGGACAGCGAGTGCTACTACTACTGCCTCTCCTTCAGCAAGGAGCTGGTCGAGGAGTGGAGCTGGTCCGAGCGCTACCCCGGACAGCCGGAGATGCTGCGCTACCTGGACTTCGTCGCGGACAAGTTCGACCTCCGCAAGGACATCCGCTTCGGCACCCGGGTCACCTCGGCGACGTTCGACGAGTCCTCGAACACCTGGGAGGTGGCCACCGACACCGGTGAGCGGGTCCGCTCGCGGTTCGTGATCACCGGCCTGGGCCTGCTCACCGCCCCGCACATCCCGGACTTCCGGGGGCTGGACTCCTTCGCCGGCGACACCTACCTGACGTGCCGGTGGCCCGCCGAGGGCGTCGATCTCACCGGCAAGCGGGTCGGGATCATCGGGACCGGTGCCACCGGCGTGCAGGCGATCCCGATCATCGCGGAGCAGGCCGCGCAGCTCACGGTCTTCCAGCGCACACCGAACTACGTGGTCCCGGCGCAGAACCGGCCGATGGAGCCGGACGAGATCGCGGACCTCAAGGCCCGGCACTACGAGATCCTCGCCAAGGCCCGCAACCACTCCTTCGCCATGCCCTTCGACCCGGGCCACGGCCCGACCGCGGAGTTCAGCGAGGAGGAGCGGCAGCGGATCTACGAGGAGGGCTGGGCCTCGGGCGGCTTCCGGTTCCTCTTCGAGACCTTCGACGACATCATCCTCGACGAGGCGGCCAACGAGTCCGCAGCGGAGTTCATCCGCTCCAAGATCCGGGGGATCGTGCACGACCCGGAGACCGCCGAGCTGCTCTCGCCGCGGGGCTACCCGTACGCGGGCAAGCGGCCTCCGGCCGGGCACGACTACTACGAGGCCTACAACCGGGACACGGTGTCGCTCGTGGACATCAGCAAGGCACCGATCCAGGAGATCACCCCGACCGGGCTGCGCACCGCGGACGCCACCTACGAGTTCGACGTGCTCATCCTGGCCACCGGCTTCGACGCGGTCACCGGGGCGCTGACCAGCATCGACATCCGTGGCCGGGACGGGCTCACGCTCAAGGAGAAGTGGGCGGACGGCCCGTCGACCTACCTCGGACTCACGGTCCACGACTTCCCCAACCTGTTCACGATCAGCGGCCCGGGCAGCCCGTTCGCCAACATCCCGGTCTGCATCGAGAAGAACGTCGAGTGGATCGGCAACGCCCTCGATCACGCCCGCAAGAGCGGGGTCGAGGTCGTCGAGGCGACCGCCGAGGCCGAGGCGGACTGGGACCGGCAGGTGCAGGAGGTCGTCAGCGGGACCTTGCTGACCCAGGGGGCGAAGGTCCACTCCTGGTTCACCGGCGCGAACATCCCGGGGAAGAAGCCGGTGGTGAACGTGTGGTTCGGCGGGGCGAACAACTACTTCGCCGCCTGCGACGCGGTCGCGGAGCGGGGGTACGAGGGGCTGACGCTCACGCGCTGA
- a CDS encoding lysylphosphatidylglycerol synthase transmembrane domain-containing protein, with protein sequence MELGTDAFLDGLRAVDPLSVVAALAIGLVTTVASACRWRLVARRLGLPLSLRTAVADCYQALILNTVLPAGVLGDVNRAVTHGRESGDVGAGVRAVVLERVAGQVVLFLVGAAVLLTQPAVLSPLAGGLVPALVVAAPLLLTGGLWVRRARRAARLRTALREFRTGARRGLLARDAWPGVALLSLVALAGYVALFLVSARAVGSTAPTLQLLPLVVLALFVMGLPLNVGGWGPREAVAALTFGAVGLGAEQGVGAAVVYGVLTLIGTLPGAAVLIARRARSRPGVAGGEARVAEGESGVAGAADSRQPATAIGIPAMRAPLPVETATSATRPGGSRSRGRAHTGRTEQV encoded by the coding sequence GTGGAGCTCGGCACCGACGCGTTCCTCGACGGCCTGCGCGCCGTCGACCCCTTGTCGGTGGTCGCGGCCCTCGCCATCGGGCTGGTGACCACCGTGGCCAGCGCATGCCGGTGGCGCCTCGTCGCCCGCAGGCTCGGCCTGCCGCTGTCGCTCCGTACCGCCGTCGCCGACTGCTACCAGGCACTGATCCTGAACACGGTGCTGCCCGCGGGCGTCCTCGGTGACGTCAACCGCGCGGTGACCCACGGCCGGGAGAGCGGCGACGTCGGCGCCGGGGTCCGGGCCGTGGTGCTGGAGCGGGTCGCGGGCCAGGTCGTGCTGTTCCTCGTGGGGGCGGCGGTGCTGCTCACGCAGCCGGCGGTGCTCTCGCCCCTGGCCGGCGGCCTCGTGCCCGCCCTCGTCGTCGCGGCCCCGCTGCTGCTCACCGGCGGGCTGTGGGTGCGCCGCGCCCGCCGCGCGGCGCGGCTCCGGACGGCTCTGCGCGAGTTCCGGACGGGGGCCCGCCGCGGCCTGCTGGCCCGCGACGCCTGGCCCGGGGTCGCCCTGCTGTCGCTGGTCGCGCTGGCCGGGTACGTCGCGCTGTTCCTGGTCTCCGCCCGCGCGGTGGGCTCGACGGCGCCGACGCTGCAGCTGCTCCCGCTGGTGGTCCTGGCGCTGTTCGTCATGGGCCTGCCGCTCAACGTCGGTGGGTGGGGACCGCGGGAGGCGGTCGCGGCGCTCACGTTCGGGGCGGTCGGTCTGGGGGCGGAACAGGGAGTCGGGGCAGCGGTCGTGTACGGGGTACTGACCCTGATCGGGACGCTGCCGGGTGCCGCGGTGCTGATCGCGCGCAGGGCACGGTCGCGGCCTGGCGTCGCAGGAGGCGAGGCCCGCGTCGCGGAGGGCGAGTCCGGTGTCGCGGGCGCCGCGGACTCGCGACAGCCGGCCACAGCGATCGGCATTCCGGCCATGCGGGCGCCGCTGCCCGTCGAGACGGCGACGTCGGCCACTCGTCCGGGCGGGAGTCGGTCCCGCGGCCGTGCGCACACGGGCCGGACCGAACAGGTCTAG
- a CDS encoding alpha/beta hydrolase gives MASTGSDELRTIYQSWADRMAAAPDMDVATLRDLFEEWHRPTAEPTGVTYEEVDAGGVPALWCIPLEAAADRVLLFTHGGGFVVGSIATHRKLAGHLAKAVGARALVLDYRLAPEHPFPAQLEDAVTAYRWLLGQGIEPGHIVTTGDSAGGNLAISTVLKLRDDGDPLPAAILPMSPWLDMEHLGKTLESNAHTDALVSRPILEGMAGMFLGESGDPTHPHANPLYADPTGLPPMYACAGGHETLQDNAERFHEKARTAGVDATLEIVPEMQHVYTFSAGRAPEADATIAAMAAWVRPRLGLS, from the coding sequence ATGGCGAGCACCGGGTCCGACGAGCTGCGGACGATCTATCAGAGCTGGGCCGACCGCATGGCGGCCGCGCCCGACATGGACGTGGCCACCCTCCGGGATCTCTTCGAGGAGTGGCACCGGCCGACGGCCGAGCCGACCGGGGTGACGTACGAGGAGGTCGACGCCGGCGGCGTCCCCGCCCTCTGGTGCATCCCGCTGGAGGCGGCCGCCGACCGGGTGCTGCTGTTCACCCACGGCGGCGGCTTCGTCGTCGGCTCGATCGCGACGCACCGCAAGCTGGCCGGGCACCTGGCGAAGGCCGTCGGCGCCCGCGCCCTGGTGCTCGACTACCGGCTGGCCCCGGAGCACCCCTTCCCGGCCCAGCTGGAGGACGCCGTCACGGCCTACCGCTGGCTGCTGGGCCAGGGCATCGAGCCCGGCCACATCGTGACGACCGGCGACTCGGCCGGCGGCAACCTCGCGATCAGCACCGTCCTCAAGCTCCGCGACGACGGCGACCCGCTCCCGGCCGCGATCCTGCCGATGTCCCCTTGGCTGGACATGGAGCACCTCGGCAAGACCCTGGAGAGCAACGCCCACACCGATGCCCTGGTCAGCCGGCCGATCCTCGAGGGCATGGCGGGCATGTTCCTGGGCGAGAGCGGCGACCCGACCCATCCGCACGCCAACCCGCTCTACGCGGACCCGACCGGGCTGCCGCCCATGTACGCCTGCGCGGGCGGCCACGAGACCCTGCAGGACAACGCCGAGCGCTTCCACGAGAAGGCCCGCACCGCCGGGGTGGACGCGACGCTCGAGATCGTCCCCGAGATGCAGCACGTCTACACGTTCTCCGCGGGCCGCGCGCCCGAGGCCGACGCGACGATCGCCGCGATGGCGGCCTGGGTCCGCCCGCGTCTCGGCCTTTCCTGA
- a CDS encoding ABC transporter ATP-binding protein — translation MLIRLLREYLRPYSRALLAVVALQLVGTMAALYLPSLNADIIDQGIAKGDTGYILSTGGWMLLVTLVQILCSIVAVYFGSRTGMGFGRDVRAAVFHRVGEFSAREVNRFGAPSLITRTTNDVQQVQMLVLMSATMLVAAPIMCVGGVIMALQEDIGLSWLVAVSVPVLAIAIGLVIARMVPKFRLMQVRIDAVNRILREQITGIRVVRAFVREPVETARFGVANTEVTEVATAAGRLQALIFPIVMLVLNASSVAVLWFGAARIEAGQMQIGALTAFLAYLLQILMAVMMATFMAIMIPRAAVCAERIAEVLDTESSVSPPSAPVTPRSREGRLVFDHATFRYPGAAAPVLRDVSLTALPGQTTAIIGSTGAGKTTLVSMVPRLFDATGGSVSVDGVDVRELEPEELWRRIGLVPQRPYLFSGTVASNLRYGNPDATDDELWAALRIAQGEEFVRAREQGLDSPISQGGTNVSGGQRQRLAIARALVRDPEIYLFDDSFSALDLTTDARLRAALRPVTADATVVIVAQRVSTIRDADQIVVLDDGAVVGIGRHEQLLETCPTYVEIVESQLGAEAAA, via the coding sequence ATGCTGATCCGCCTGCTGCGGGAGTACCTGCGGCCCTACTCCCGAGCGTTGCTGGCGGTCGTCGCCCTGCAGCTGGTGGGGACGATGGCCGCGCTCTACCTGCCCAGCCTCAACGCCGACATCATCGACCAGGGCATCGCCAAGGGGGACACCGGTTACATCCTGAGCACCGGCGGCTGGATGCTGCTGGTGACGCTCGTGCAGATCCTCTGCTCGATCGTCGCCGTCTACTTCGGCTCCCGGACGGGCATGGGCTTCGGCCGGGACGTCCGGGCCGCGGTGTTCCACCGGGTCGGCGAGTTCTCCGCGCGTGAGGTCAACCGGTTCGGCGCGCCGTCGCTGATCACCCGCACCACGAACGACGTCCAGCAGGTCCAGATGCTCGTGCTGATGTCCGCCACGATGCTCGTCGCCGCGCCGATCATGTGCGTCGGCGGCGTGATCATGGCGCTGCAGGAGGACATCGGGCTGTCCTGGCTGGTGGCGGTGAGCGTGCCGGTGCTGGCGATCGCGATCGGCCTGGTGATCGCACGGATGGTCCCGAAGTTCCGGCTCATGCAGGTCCGGATCGACGCGGTGAACCGGATCCTGCGCGAGCAGATCACCGGGATCCGGGTGGTCCGCGCCTTCGTCCGGGAGCCCGTCGAGACCGCGCGCTTCGGCGTCGCGAACACCGAGGTCACCGAGGTCGCGACGGCCGCCGGGCGGCTGCAGGCGCTGATCTTCCCGATCGTCATGCTCGTGCTCAATGCGTCCAGTGTGGCCGTGCTGTGGTTCGGCGCGGCGCGCATCGAGGCGGGCCAGATGCAGATCGGGGCCCTCACCGCGTTCCTGGCCTACCTGCTGCAGATCCTGATGGCGGTCATGATGGCGACCTTCATGGCGATCATGATCCCGCGCGCCGCGGTCTGCGCGGAGCGGATCGCCGAGGTCCTGGACACCGAGTCGTCCGTGTCGCCGCCGTCCGCCCCCGTCACGCCACGCAGCCGGGAGGGCCGGCTCGTCTTCGACCACGCCACCTTCCGGTACCCCGGCGCGGCCGCACCCGTCCTGCGCGACGTCAGCCTCACGGCACTGCCCGGGCAGACCACGGCGATCATCGGCAGCACCGGAGCGGGCAAGACCACGCTGGTCTCGATGGTGCCCCGGCTGTTCGACGCCACCGGCGGCTCCGTCTCCGTCGACGGCGTCGACGTCCGGGAGCTCGAACCCGAGGAGCTCTGGCGGCGGATCGGCCTCGTCCCGCAGCGGCCCTACCTGTTCTCCGGGACCGTCGCGAGCAACCTGCGCTACGGCAACCCGGACGCGACCGACGACGAGCTGTGGGCCGCGCTGCGGATCGCCCAGGGCGAGGAGTTCGTGCGCGCCAGGGAGCAAGGCCTCGACTCGCCGATCTCCCAGGGCGGCACGAACGTCTCGGGCGGTCAGCGGCAGCGCCTGGCCATCGCTCGGGCCCTGGTCCGCGACCCCGAGATCTACCTGTTCGACGACTCGTTCTCCGCGCTCGACCTGACCACGGACGCCCGGCTCCGGGCGGCGCTGCGGCCGGTCACCGCGGACGCGACGGTGGTGATCGTCGCCCAGCGGGTGTCGACCATCCGGGACGCGGACCAGATCGTCGTGCTCGACGACGGGGCGGTCGTCGGCATCGGGCGGCACGAGCAGCTGCTCGAGACCTGCCCGACCTACGTCGAGATCGTCGAGTCCCAGCTCGGTGCGGAGGCCGCCGCGTGA
- a CDS encoding acyl-CoA dehydrogenase family protein has translation MTLTPEMTTSTGGITADEAVALATTVGRAAAPHEAAHDRDGTFVTEAYAAMGEHGYLRLPVPVELGGLGAGMREVVLAQRELARWSGSAALASTMHLYLTFVQCWRRRRGAPDAEGVLRKVAGEGLVMATSGGSDWVCPTTVATEVEGGFRFRGRKEFCTQSPVAGVLSTSATLGEPGPDAVVLHAGVPLSAPGVTLVETWDTLGMRGTASHSLVFDDVFVPAEKVVGRRPYGVLAGPLLVAAIHFAPLCGAVYLGVADGACAEAARVLAGRGAGGSRQLGEMRARLRVAWWALHASVDEIGPDPAADDTALATVMTAKRHAVLEARAVVDIALEAVGGAAFFRTSPLERAYRDVRGGPFHPLTPEATLALLDR, from the coding sequence ATGACGCTCACACCGGAGATGACCACGTCCACCGGCGGGATCACGGCCGACGAGGCCGTCGCCCTCGCCACGACCGTCGGCCGGGCCGCCGCGCCCCACGAGGCCGCGCACGACCGGGACGGCACGTTCGTCACCGAGGCCTACGCCGCGATGGGGGAACACGGGTACCTTCGCCTGCCGGTCCCGGTCGAGCTCGGCGGGCTCGGCGCCGGGATGCGGGAGGTGGTGCTCGCCCAGCGGGAGCTCGCGCGCTGGTCCGGCTCCGCCGCCCTGGCCTCGACCATGCACCTCTACCTCACGTTCGTGCAGTGCTGGCGCCGACGACGTGGCGCGCCGGACGCCGAGGGGGTACTGCGCAAGGTGGCCGGGGAAGGCCTGGTGATGGCGACGAGCGGCGGCTCGGACTGGGTCTGCCCGACGACCGTGGCGACCGAGGTGGAGGGCGGGTTCCGGTTCCGCGGCCGGAAGGAGTTCTGCACCCAGTCCCCGGTCGCGGGCGTCCTCTCGACGTCGGCGACGCTCGGCGAGCCCGGCCCCGACGCCGTCGTGCTGCACGCCGGGGTGCCGCTGTCCGCGCCGGGGGTCACGCTCGTCGAGACCTGGGACACCCTCGGCATGCGAGGGACGGCGAGCCACAGCCTCGTGTTCGACGACGTGTTCGTGCCCGCCGAGAAGGTCGTCGGCCGGCGGCCTTACGGGGTGCTGGCGGGACCGCTGCTCGTCGCGGCGATCCACTTCGCGCCGCTCTGCGGCGCCGTCTACCTCGGGGTGGCCGACGGGGCCTGCGCCGAGGCGGCCCGGGTGCTGGCGGGCCGCGGGGCCGGCGGCTCTCGCCAGCTGGGCGAGATGCGCGCCCGGTTGCGCGTCGCCTGGTGGGCCCTGCACGCCTCGGTGGACGAGATCGGCCCGGATCCCGCGGCCGACGACACCGCACTGGCCACCGTCATGACGGCCAAGCGGCACGCCGTGCTCGAGGCCAGGGCCGTCGTCGACATCGCGCTGGAGGCCGTCGGCGGGGCGGCCTTCTTCCGCACGTCGCCCCTGGAGCGGGCCTACCGGGACGTCCGGGGCGGCCCGTTCCACCCGCTCACCCCGGAGGCCACCCTGGCCCTCCTCGACCGCTGA